A window from Rhizosphaericola mali encodes these proteins:
- a CDS encoding RsmB/NOP family class I SAM-dependent RNA methyltransferase — MYPNRFNSYSNSAQHFIDKYDGSLPFAHFIKAQFAENKKYGSKDRRWIAHFCYCYFRVASALLGSEKEIAIRIAVYLCSDDLSEYDAIFDKHWFDASNLNERIEIIQNQFPAFNWVHSFPFLDKLSDKIDKETFQISFLQQPDVFLRVRPQKLEIVKKKLKKVDWNYHWENEYCLRIPPNIKIEEYFEINKEVVVQDYMSQSIAQYFPDIPVKSYFDCCAASGGKAMLFHDYFPDVFLNVTDIRSSILNNLKKRFHEAGITFYTANVMDMATPISKDPKRKFEFVLCDAPCSGSGTWARSPENLSYYTPSDIEEKHALQVKIADNAIRYVQNGGYLLYITCSVFTQENESVVSEILKRNNHVVLEKTGYLFGAGKRADTMFATLFKVTN, encoded by the coding sequence GTTATTCCAATTCGGCACAGCATTTTATTGATAAATATGATGGTTCCTTGCCGTTTGCTCATTTTATAAAAGCGCAATTTGCAGAAAATAAAAAATACGGTAGCAAAGATCGCCGATGGATTGCCCATTTTTGTTATTGTTATTTTCGGGTGGCATCAGCACTACTCGGTTCGGAAAAGGAAATAGCTATTCGTATCGCCGTGTATTTGTGTTCGGATGATTTATCAGAATATGATGCAATTTTTGATAAACATTGGTTCGATGCGTCTAATCTAAATGAGCGAATTGAGATTATACAAAATCAGTTTCCTGCTTTTAATTGGGTACATAGTTTCCCATTCCTTGATAAATTGTCTGACAAAATTGATAAAGAGACATTTCAAATATCTTTTTTGCAACAGCCGGATGTTTTTTTGCGTGTTCGTCCGCAAAAGTTGGAAATTGTCAAAAAGAAGCTAAAAAAAGTAGATTGGAATTATCATTGGGAAAATGAGTATTGTTTGCGTATTCCACCGAATATCAAAATTGAAGAATATTTTGAAATTAATAAAGAAGTTGTCGTGCAGGACTATATGTCACAATCCATTGCACAATATTTTCCGGATATACCTGTGAAATCTTATTTCGATTGTTGCGCGGCAAGTGGAGGTAAAGCAATGCTTTTTCACGATTATTTTCCTGATGTTTTTTTAAATGTGACTGATATAAGATCCAGTATTTTAAATAATTTGAAAAAAAGATTTCATGAAGCAGGTATAACGTTTTATACAGCTAATGTAATGGATATGGCAACTCCCATATCTAAGGATCCTAAACGAAAATTTGAGTTTGTATTGTGCGATGCTCCTTGTTCTGGCTCGGGCACATGGGCTAGAAGTCCAGAAAATTTGTCTTATTACACTCCTTCAGATATAGAAGAAAAGCATGCGTTGCAGGTTAAAATTGCGGACAATGCAATTAGATATGTTCAAAATGGGGGATATTTGCTTTATATTACTTGTTCTGTATTTACTCAAGAAAATGAGAGTGTTGTATCTGAAATATTAAAGCG